In the genome of Microcoleus vaginatus PCC 9802, the window TCCACGCCGCAACAATGGTAGCCGCCGGCGTATTCCTGATCGCTCGGATGTACCCGGTGTTTGAAGGGCTGCCGGCAGTCATGAATTTGATCGCCTGCACCGGCTGTTTTACGGCATTTATGGGTGCTTCGATCGCGATTACCCAAAATGACATCAAAAAAGGCCTCGCCTACTCCACCATCTCCCAACTCGGCTACATGGTGATGGCAATGGGGGTCGGCGCTTACAGTGCCGGACTTTTCCACTTGATGACTCACGCTTATTTCAAAGCAATGCTGTTCCTGTGTTCAGGTTCAGTCATTCACGGGATGGAAGCAGTTGTAGGCCACAACCCCGCTCTCGCTCAAGATATGCGAGTCATGGGCGGCTTGCGGAAGTATATGCCCATTACCTCTGCTTGCTTTTTAATCGGAAATTTGGCAATCTGCGGAATTCCGCCGTTTGCTGGTTTTTGGTCAAAAGACGAAATCCTCGCCAGCGCCTTCGCAGCAAATCCCGCTCTGTGGGCTGTTAGCTGGCTGACGGCGGGGATGACCGCGTTTTATATGTTCCGGATGTATTTCAGCACCTTTGAGGGCGAATTCCGGGGCAATAACAATGCTATCAAACAGCAACTTCTGCAACCGGGTTTAGTTTTCGGCCCCGGAGCGATGAACGTTAAGGAATTGGCATCAACTGGCGAAAGTCACGACGAACAGGACCATTTACCTCACGAATCTCCTCTGACAATGGCTCTGCCGTTAGTGTTGCTGGCCGTACCTTCTGTGTTTATCGGTTTTCTGGGTACGCCGTTTGCCAATTATTTCGAGCAGTTTGTTCGCGCTCCTGGCGAGTCTCTCGAAGAAGTTTTGGAACACGCTGCTGAGTTCAATTTGACGGAATTTTTGATTATGGGCGGAAGCTCTGTAGGTATTGCTTTGCTGGGCATTACTTTGGCTTCTCTGATGTATTTGAGCCGTAAAATTGACGCAAGTGCGATCGCCCAAAAAATCAAACCGCTTTACGAGTTCTCCCTTAACAAGTGGTATCTCGACGATATCAACGAATTTCTCTTTGTCAAAGGCAGCCGCCGTTTAGCGCGGCAAGTCATGGAAGTGGATTTGCGAGTCGTCGATGGTGTCGTAAACTTAACAGGGCTTATCACCCTGGTTAGCGGCGAAGGTTTGAAATACTTTGAGAGCGGTCGCGCTCAATTTTATGCCCTGATTGTGTTTGTCGCAGTTCTGGGTTTTGCGATCGTTTCTGGAGTTAGTTAAATCTTTAGGGACACGGCCTGGTCCATTGGTGCCCACTTAATGTCAAACCGACCGTATCTCTTGTTTGTCTCGAAGTCTAGATCCCCCCTAACCCCCCTTGATAAGGGGGGAACAAGAGTATTCTCTCAAAGTCCCCCTTCTTAAGGGGGATTTAGGGGGATCTGAACTGGGCAAGCAACGAAAGATACAAAAGTTTTTAGGCTTAAGTTTACACGCTTTGGGCATTGCCGTATCCCCACTAGGAGATATTTGAAGAAATGGTATTAGGTTAATAAATCACAATTGACAATTAGCTAGTAGAAATAAATCTTTCATTAAAATTCACTGTTGCGATCGCATAATTTGTCCAAATAATAGCAAAAAAAAATGTTCCGTCTAAAGAAAGTATAAAATTTAGGCTAAAATTGCCAAAATGTGTTTAAACCTAATAACTGATGGATCATTTTAAAACGCAATGGATACAGCTAACTTTCCCTGGTTAACAACAACAATTCTGTTTCCCATTGCTGCGTCCTTGCTGATTCCTTTAATTCCCGATAAGGATGGCAAGACGGTGCGGTGGTATGCCCTAATTGTGGGTTTGATCGACTTTGCCCTACTTGTTTACGCTTTTTACACTCAGTACGACTTCAGCAATCCAGATTTGCAACTGGTAGAAAGTTATACTTGGGTGCAGCAACTCGATTTGAATTGGTCTGTGGGTGCTGACGGTTTATCGATGCCGCTGATTTTGCTGACTGGTTTTATTACTACGCTGGCTACTTTAGCAGCTTGGCCGGTCACATTTAAACCGAAGCTTTTTTACTTTTTGATGCTGACAATGTACGGCGGCCAAATCGCAGTTTTTGCCGTACAGGATATGTTGCTGTTTTTCCTAGTTTGGGAACTGGAATTAGTCCCGATTTACCTGATTTTGTCAATCTGGGGCGGCAAAAAACGCCTCTACGCAGCAACTAAGTTTATTCTATACACCGCAGGCGGTTCGCTGTTTATTTTGCTGGGCGGGCTGACGATGGCGTTTTACGGCGATACTGTGACTTTCGATATGCGGGCGATCGCAGCTAAAGATTACGCCCCCAATGTAGAATTGCTCCTGTACACAGGTTTCTTGATAGCTTACGGCGTCAAACTGCCGATTTTTCCACTGCACACTTGGCTCCCTGACGCTCACGGCGAAGCAACGGCACCCGCCCACATGTTGCTAGCAGGAATTCTCCTAAAAATGGGCGGCTACGCTTTACTGCGGATGAATGCGGGAATGCTCCCGGATGCTCACGCTACCTTCGCACCCATCTTGGTAATTTTGGGTGTGGTTAACATTGTTTACGCGGCATTAACTTCTTTTGCTCAGCGAAATTTGAAGCGGAAAATTGCTTATTCTTCGATTTCGCACATGGGGTTTGTGTTAATCGGGATAGCTTCGTTTACCGATTTGGGTGTTAGCGGTGCAATGCTGCAAATGGTTTCCCACGGTTTAATCGGGGCGAGTTTGTTCTTTATGGTGGGTTGCACTT includes:
- a CDS encoding NADH-quinone oxidoreductase subunit L is translated as MELLYQYAWLIPVLPLAGAMLVGLGLITFNQATNKLRQANAILIVSALGGSMVLSFALLWSQLQGHAPYTRSIQWASAGDFSLNMGYIIDPLTSVMLAIVTTVAFLVMIYTDGYMAHDDGYVRFYAYLSIFSASMLGLVISPNIVQIYIFWELVGMCSYLLVGFWYDRKPAADACQKAFVTNRVGDFGLLLGILGIYWATGSFEFDVMGERLHSLVESGALSATLATIFGVLIFLGPAAKSAQFPLHVWLPDAMEGPTPISALIHAATMVAAGVFLIARMYPVFEGLPAVMNLIACTGCFTAFMGASIAITQNDIKKGLAYSTISQLGYMVMAMGVGAYSAGLFHLMTHAYFKAMLFLCSGSVIHGMEAVVGHNPALAQDMRVMGGLRKYMPITSACFLIGNLAICGIPPFAGFWSKDEILASAFAANPALWAVSWLTAGMTAFYMFRMYFSTFEGEFRGNNNAIKQQLLQPGLVFGPGAMNVKELASTGESHDEQDHLPHESPLTMALPLVLLAVPSVFIGFLGTPFANYFEQFVRAPGESLEEVLEHAAEFNLTEFLIMGGSSVGIALLGITLASLMYLSRKIDASAIAQKIKPLYEFSLNKWYLDDINEFLFVKGSRRLARQVMEVDLRVVDGVVNLTGLITLVSGEGLKYFESGRAQFYALIVFVAVLGFAIVSGVS
- a CDS encoding NADH-quinone oxidoreductase subunit M, which produces MDTANFPWLTTTILFPIAASLLIPLIPDKDGKTVRWYALIVGLIDFALLVYAFYTQYDFSNPDLQLVESYTWVQQLDLNWSVGADGLSMPLILLTGFITTLATLAAWPVTFKPKLFYFLMLTMYGGQIAVFAVQDMLLFFLVWELELVPIYLILSIWGGKKRLYAATKFILYTAGGSLFILLGGLTMAFYGDTVTFDMRAIAAKDYAPNVELLLYTGFLIAYGVKLPIFPLHTWLPDAHGEATAPAHMLLAGILLKMGGYALLRMNAGMLPDAHATFAPILVILGVVNIVYAALTSFAQRNLKRKIAYSSISHMGFVLIGIASFTDLGVSGAMLQMVSHGLIGASLFFMVGCTYDRTHTLMLDEMGGVGQKMRKVFAMWTACSMASLALPGMSGFVAELMVFVGFATSDAYNPVFKVCVVFLAAVGVILTPIYLLSMLREIFYGPENKELSEHEELVDAEPREVFIIAALLVPIIGIGLYPKMLTQVYDATTVQLTAKLRDSVPSLVAKAATDKTLSLRAPAIEPSKL